The Nerophis lumbriciformis linkage group LG09, RoL_Nlum_v2.1, whole genome shotgun sequence nucleotide sequence TACAAAAACactatagtcaaagatcttctatataacaggagcattcTACAATGTTTTGTTGCTTACAAaactgtagtcaaagatcctctatatgacaggaccatTCTGTTTTATGTGACCTACAAAACACTATTATCAACGATCCTCTATACGGCAGGACCATTTCGATTTGTGTGACCTACAAAAAcactgtagtcaaagatcctctatataacaggaccaTTCTGGTTTGTGTGACCTACAAAACACTaatatcaaagatcctctaaatggcaGGACCATTCCAATTTTTATGACTTACAAAAAcactgtagtcaaagatccttaatatgacaAGACCATTCTGATGTGTGTGAGCTACAAAAacactatagtcaaagatcctctatatgacaggaccatTCTGTTTTATGTGACTTACAAAACACTattatcaaagatcctctgagCATTCCACCATGTTGTGTTGCTTACAAAACtgtagtccaagatcctctatacaacaggacaaTTTTTTTATGTGACTTACAAAAACactatagtcaaagatcttctatatgacaggagcattctaCAATGTTTTGTTGCTTACAAaactgtagtcaaagatcctctatatgacaggaccatTCTGTTTTATGTGACCTACAAAACACTAGTATCAACGATCCTCTATACGGCAGGACCATTTCGATTTGTGTGACCTACAAAAAcactgtagtcaaagatcctctatataacaggaccaTTCTGGTTTGTGTGACCTACAAAACACTaatatcaaagatcctctaaatggcaGGACCATTCCAATTTTTATGACTTACAAAAAcactgtagtcaaagatccttaatatgacaAGACCATTCTGATGTGTGTGAGCTACAAAAacactatagtcaaagatcctctatatgacaggaccatTCTGTTTTATGTGACTTACAAAACACTattatcaaagatcctctgagCATTCCACCATGTTGTGTTGCTTACAAAACtgtagtccaagatcctctatacaacaggacaaTTTTTTTATGTGACTTACAAAAACactatagtcaaagatcttctatatgacaggagcattctaCAATGTTTTGTTGCTTACAAaactgtagtcaaagatcctctatatgacaggaccatTCTGTTTTATGTGACCTACAAAACACTAGTATCAACGATCCTCTATACGGCAGGACCATTTCGATTTGTGTGACCTACAAAAAcactgtagtcaaagatcctctatataacaggaccaTTCTGGTTTATGTGACCTACAAAAcactgtagtcaaagatcctctatatgacaagaccaTTTCGATTTGTGTGACCTACAAAAACCctatagtcaaagattctctatatgacaggactattCAGTTTTATGTGACCTACAATACAttgtagtcaaagatcttctatataacaggagcattcTACAATGTTTTGTTGCTTACAAaactgtagtcaaagatcctcgatacgACAGGACCATTCTGTTTTTTTGTGACCTACAAAACACTagtatcaaagatcctctataaggcaGGACCATTCCAATATTTGTGACCTGATTACAacactatagtcaaagatcctctatacaacaggaccaTTCTTTTTTTATGTGACCTACAAAACACtatcatcaaagatcctctatacggcaGGACCATTTCAATATTTATGACTTACAAAAACACTATAATCAAAgaatcctctttatgacaggagcaTTCCACCATGTTTTGTTGCTTACAAAACTGTAGTCAAAGATCCGCTATGTGACAGGACCATTCCGATTTGTGTGACCTATAAAAATTctataatcaaagatcctccgaATGGCAGGACCATTCCGATTTGTGTGACATAAAGACactatagtcaaagatcttctatataacaggagcattcTACAATTTTTTGTTGCTGACAAaactgtagtcaaagatcctctatatgacaggaccatTCTGTTTTAAGTGGCCTACAAAACACTAGTATCAACGATCCTCTATACGGCAGGACCATTTCAATTTGTGTGACCTACAAAAacactatagtcaaagatcctctatatgacaggaccatTGTGTTTTATGTGACCGACAAAAcactgtagtcaaagatcctctatatgacaggaccatTCCAATAGTTGTGAATGACAAAAACActatagtcaaagatcttgtatatGACAGGACCATTCTGATTTGTGTGACCTACAAAAACActacagtcaaagatcttctaaataACAGGAGCATTCTACAATTTGTTGCTTACAAaactgtagtcaaagatcctctatatgacaggaccatTCTGTTTTATGTGACCTACAAAACACTATTATCAACGATCCTCTATACGGCAGGACCATTCCAATTTCTTTGACTTACAAAAAcactgtagtcaaagatcctctatatgacaagaccaTTTCGATTTGTGTGACCTATAAAAacactatagtcaaagatcctctatatgacaggaccatTGTGTTTTATGTGACCTACAAAACACtattatcaaagatcctctatatgacaggaccatTTCAATAGTTGTGACCTGACAAAAACACTAtggtcctgttgtatagaggatctttgactattctTTTTTATGTGACCTACAAAACACtatcatcaaagatcctctatatggcaggacTATTCCAATATTCATGACTTACAAAAACACCACAGTCAAATATCCTTTAAAATGGCAGGACCATTCCAATATTTGTGACTTACAAAAacactatagtcaaagatcctctttatgacaggagcaTTCCACCATGTTTTGTTGCTTACAAaactgtagtcaaagatcctttatatgacaggaccatTCTGTTTTATGTGACCTACAAAacactatagtcaaagatcctctatatgacaagaccaTTCTGATTTGTGTGACCTACAAAAACactatagtcaaagatcttctatataacagAAGCATTCTACAATGTTTTGTTGCTTACAAaactgtagtcaaagatcctctatacgacagaacCATTGTTTTTTGTGACCTACAAAACACTAGTATCAACGATCCTCTATACGGCAGGACCATTCCAATTTTTGTTGCTTACAAAaccatagtcaaagatcctgttgtGACCTGACAAAAacactatagtcaaagatcctctatacaacaggaccaTTCGTTTTTATGCGACCTACAAAACACtatcatcaaagatcctctatatggcaggacTATTTCAATATTTATGACTtacaaaaacaatagtcaaagatcctttaaaaatGGCAGGACCATTCCAATATTTGTGACTTACAAAAACActataatcaaagatcctctttatgacaggagcaTTCCACCATCTTTTGTTGCTTACAAAACTGTAGTCAAAGATCCGCTATGTGACAGGACCATTCTGTTTTGTGTTACCtataaaaacactagtcaaagatcttctatacaacAGGACCATTCGGATTTGTGTGACCTATAAAAACactatagtcaaagatcttctatataacagGACCATTCGGATTTGTGTGACCTATAAAAACactatagtcaaagatcttctatacaacAGGACCATTTGGATTTGTGTGACCTATAAAACactatagtcaaagatcttctataaagCAGGACCATTCGGATTTGTGTGACCTATAAAAacactatagtcaaagatcctctgtacgacaggagcactctgctgtgttTAGTAACCTCCAAAAATGTTAGTCACTGCAAGTTTTAAATGTGCTAGCGCTAGAGGCTAACAACATGAGATGTCCTGGCTGGTCCGCTACAACGACACCTTCTACCAGCATGTGAGTGAATGTCGCCATGGCAACAAGCGATTGTCATTGTGAAGTGGCTATTGGAAtgcggggaaaaaaaaaacgattccatGGTGTTGCTTCTTTGTAAATGGTGATGTGTGAAACACGGCCCCTACGTGTCGACACGTGTCACGGCGGGCCACAAGGCGGCCTCCCGCGTGTCATAAGGCCGCCATCGCCAAACATCATAGAGGAAAGTTGTGTTTCAAAGAGGTGGAAAGTAGTCCAATATCTGCGCAGAACTTGCCAAAATACCACAACATGGGAACCCGAGCGAGGGTCTGACCGCCAGGAGCCGGATGAAGCAATGCGTCGGCCCGCTTGCCTCAAAGAAGCGTTACCGCCGGCAACAGCGTGACCACGAGTCACGCCAAATGGAGAGTGAAATTGAGCTGCAAATACTCTCCACCGACTTAAAGCTGCACGCCGAACACGCTCGCCTCCTCGGAGGACCCCGACGACACCGGACTTGTCTCCATGACGACTGGCTGGGACTGGTGCAGTTCTACCTGACGTGTGTGGAGGTGCGCCGTGGACCGCCCGCCCCCATGGAGGCCAAAGACAACAATACTTCAAAACAAGACCGCCTTGATCCTCCCGCACAGGCGGCCCAGGCAGAGCCCGTTCCACCAGAGGGACCGCAGACAAGGGAGAAGGCGGATCATCAGGACGATAAGAATGGTGAtcgggaggaggaggagaggaaaAACCAGGAGGAGAAAAGGAGCGACCACGTGAAGGAGGAGGGCGGGAACAAAGATGGCACGGCTGAAGACcgtgagaagaaggagaaggaccgTCATCAGGAGGAGAAGGAGGGTGACGAGCAGGGCAAGAGGAGTGAGCCGCAGATAAAAGACGGTGGTCAGCACGGAGAGGGAAAAGGGACAAAGGAAAAGAGCGATGAATCGGAGAGTTACGATGACGAGGAGGTGGACAACGGAGAGAGTGACCTGGAGAAAAAAGGAAAGGCCGAGGAACACGAGAAGGAGAGCGCCGACGAGGACGCAGATAACGAAGAGAGTGACGAGGAGAAGGACAACGACCGAGAGCTGGAGAGTGGCGACGAGTTGGACAACGAGGAGAGTGGCCGGGAGAAAAAAGAAAAGGCTGAGGAGAAAGAGAGTGATGAGGAGGACACCGATAATGACGAGGAGAAGGACAATGATGAAGAGCAGGAGAGCGACGAGGAGGTGGACAACGACGAGAGCGGCCAGGAGAAAATAGAAACGGCGGGAGAAGACGAGAAGGAGAGTGACGACGAGGACACCGAGAATGAAGAGAACGACCGGGAGAAGGAGAGTGATGACGAGGAGAAAGAAGGTGACGACGAGGAGGCGGAGGCGGACAATGAAGAAAGTGACCAGGAGAAGGAGAATGAGGACAAGGAGAGTGaccaggaggagaagaaggacaaGGAGAAAGACGACCAGGAGGAGGAAGACGAGAAGCGAAGTGATCGGGAGGAGAAAGAGAGTGACAATGAGAAGGACGAGGAGGACAATGATGAGAGTGACCATGAGGAGAACGAGGAGGACCAAAGTGACCAGGATGAAGAAGATCTTGACAAAGATGAGAGTGACcaggacgacgacgacgacgacgacgaggaGGGTCAAAGTGATCAGGAGGAAGAGGAGCGCGACAATGACGAGAGTGACCAGGAGGAGGACGAGGGGGAAAGTGGTCAGGAGGAGAAGGACGAGCGTGACAATGATGAGACTGACCGGGAGGAGGGCCTGAGTgacgaggaggaagaggagtacgACAATCAGGAGAAGGAGCGCGACATTGATGAGAGTGACCAAGACGAGGACGAGGAGGACCAAAGTGACGAGGAGGAGGAGTATGACAATCAGGAGAAGGAGCGTGACAATGATGAGAGTGAccaggaggacgaggaggagagTGACGAGGATGAGAGTGACCAGGAGGAGGACAAAAAGGACCAAAGTGACCAGGATGACGAGGAGGAGAGTGACAATCAGGAGAACGAGCACGACCCAGAAGAGGACAACGACGGAGAGGAAGAGGACGGAGACAGTGCCCATGAGAAGCGTTGTGAGCAACAGGAGGAGAACGGCATGAAGAATGaggtggaggaagaggagagCCGTGACAACGAGGAAGAGATCAGTCACGAGGATCAGGAGAGGAAGATCAAGAGCATCAAAAAAGCCATGGGCGATCACGGGGAGAACCAGCAGGCTGTGGAGGTGCAAGGATACCCGGTGTGGAACGCGGCCGCCAGGAGGCGCTGGATCGAAAGATGGAGAATCGGGAGGAGACTGACGGGAAGGCGCTGGGTGATCATGAGGGGGAGGAGGTACAGAGCCATGAGGAGGCGCTGGATGACCACCAGGAGGCGATCGAGAGCAAAGAAGAGAGTGGCCGTGATGAAGAAGAGGGAGAGGAGAGTGACCGTGTGAAGAACATGAAACACTACATCAGTGACAAATATGTAAATCATATTTATGAACCACTTATtcttgttatcatgctaacattatttaGTCATTATGGGTGTGctacaaaaacaaataaagtcaTTAAACATCTGgctgagttttctttatttctaGTTAAAAACAACCTTTATACCAGATAGTCATCCTCATAAGCTCGTCTGGGACAAGTTCCATGAATCCTTTGAATCTGATCACCATTCAAGCAAGCTTCAATTCCCCCTCTTGGAAAAAGGCAAGGACCCTTTGTCGTGCACTCCGTAACATCCGATTAAATTACTATCCAAACTGCTGGCTTTACGTGTGGATACTATTTTCCCTTCTGGTATTAATACAGATCAAACCGGCATTTGACGGAGTGGAGTGGAATGATCTATGTCCTGGAGAGATTCGGCTTGGGTAATATATTTGTTGGATTAAgcttctacaggtaaaagccagtaaattagaatatttttgaaaaacttgatttatttcagtaattgcattcaaaaggtgtaacttgtacattatatttattcattgcacacagactgatgcattcaaatgtttatttcatttaattttgatgatttgaagtggcaacaaatgaaaatccaaaattccgtgtgtcacaaaattagaatattacttaaggctaatacaaaaaagggatttttagaaatgttggccaactgaaaagtatgaaaatgaaaaatatgagcatgtacaatactcaatacttggttggagctccttttgcctcaattactgcgttaatgcggcgtggcatggagtcgatgagtttctggcactgctcaggtgttatgagagcccaggttgctctgatagtggccttcaactcttctgcgtttttgggtctggcattctgcatcttccttttcacaataccccacagattttctatggggctaaggtcaggggagttggcgggccaatttagaacagaaataccatggtccgtaaaccaggcccgggtagattttgcgctgtgtgcaggcgccaagtcctgttggaacttgaaatctccatctccatagagcaggtcagcagcaggaagcatgaagtgctctaaaacttgctggtagacggctgcgttgaccctggatctcaggaaacggagtggaccgacaccagcagatgacatggcaccccaaaccatcacccaaccatgcaaatgttgcatttcctttggaaatcgaggtcccagagtctggaggaagacaggagaggcacaggatccacgttgcctgaagtctagtgtaaagtttccaccatcagtgatggtttggggtgccatgtcatctgctggtgtcggtccactctgtttcctgagatccaataattttgtgacacacggaattttggattttcatttgttgccacttcaaatcatcaaaattaaatgaaataaacatttgaatgcatcagtctgtgtgcaatgaataaatataatgtacaagttacaccttttgaatgcaattactgaaataaatcaagtttttcaaaatattctaatttactggcttttacctgtatatacatatatacacacatatatatatatatatatatatatatatatatatatatatatatatatatatatatatatatatatatatatatatatatatatatatatatatatatatatataaacaaagtacaaagccacaagttcagtaaataattttaattttggaacacagcatcatcgttttcacagctttttggttgttagaggtagagaatgTTTTAACgtgtagagttctaattcttttttttagAGGCAcagaaaacaggtcgggtattgacaaacttacatttctgaatataaaacttagccagaAGTataaatgaggttgcaaaggacgtttggacacccctttcgTCCTGAGTGAAGTTGCACCGTTACACTCCATCCACCAGAGGGCGCCATTGTACCGCTTTGCCGCCTTCAGAATAAAAGCCGGGCGGGGCTTCCACACGGACGACCACCGCGCTCCAAACTTGAGAAAACTTTGTTGAAGGATTGCGGGAGGAACGGAAGAGGAGCGTATCTGCCATTTAGACACCGGTAAgtcttttttattttgaaatattcatAACTCATAGTCAGTAGTTTGTTTTAAACGTCAGACTTCAAAGTAAAAACAAGTGAGGACAACCTAATTCGGCATTTTTGCTCTTTcctacaaatattacaattgtgcAATGCAACTACTGAGACATTTGACCTGAAAAAGGTGTCTGTGTGTCCCAGAGGCCAGGAGGGCTTGAGAGGCGCCGACATGGACGACATCTTCACACAATGCCGGGAAGGGAATTCTGTGGCCGTCCGTCTGTGGTTGGACAACACGGAAAATGACCTCAATTTGGGGTGAGTGGGCGGGAAGGAGCTCCTTGTGCTCAAATAGTTTCCGTGCCAGGAAACTTGACATCGTTAGTCTGGAAAAGACAGACATTCCCAGAAAGGAAGTGAGAGGACCAACAGGATCTGGGTCCAACAGGATCTGGGTCCAACAGGATCTGGGTCCACACATGTTGACAGGCCAGACCCAGACCACTTGTTGACAGGCCAGACCCAGACCACTTCCTCTGGCACATTGTTGGGGAGCGCCACCTCTGCCGTGTTGCTCCGTCAAAGGAGACGCGATCTTGATGAGCGACTTGGAGCCCCCCCGCCCCCGAGTTCTTTTTATAGCGCGCAGGCTCGCTGGATTCCACAGGGAGTGTGACGTCACGTCGGCGTCCT carries:
- the LOC133607851 gene encoding uncharacterized protein — encoded protein: MKQCVGPLASKKRYRRQQRDHESRQMESEIELQILSTDLKLHAEHARLLGGPRRHRTCLHDDWLGLVQFYLTCVEVRRGPPAPMEAKDNNTSKQDRLDPPAQAAQAEPVPPEGPQTREKADHQDDKNGDREEEERKNQEEKRSDHVKEEGGNKDGTAEDREKKEKDRHQEEKEGDEQGKRSEPQIKDGGQHGEGKGTKEKSDESESYDDEEVDNGESDLEKKGKAEEHEKESADEDADNEESDEEKDNDRELESGDELDNEESGREKKEKAEEKESDEEDTDNDEEKDNDEEQESDEEVDNDESGQEKIETAGEDEKESDDEDTENEENDREKESDDEEKEGDDEEAEADNEESDQEKENEDKESDQEEKKDKEKDDQEEEDEKRSDREEKESDNEKDEEDNDESDHEENEEDQSDQDEEDLDKDESDQDDDDDDDEEGQSDQEEEERDNDESDQEEDEGESGQEEKDERDNDETDREEGLSDEEEEEYDNQEKERDIDESDQDEDEEDQSDEEEEYDNQEKERDNDESDQEDEEESDEDESDQEEDKKDQSDQDDEEESDNQENEHDPEEDNDGEEEDGDSAHEKRCEQQEENGMKNEVEEEESRDNEEEISHEDQERKIKSIKKAMGDHGENQQAVEVQGYPVWNAAARRRWIERWRIGRRLTGRRWVIMRGRRYRAMRRRWMTTRRRSRAKKRVAVMKKRERRVTV